One Vibrio gallaecicus genomic region harbors:
- a CDS encoding type I secretion system permease/ATPase, which yields MQDPLLNSLIYVSRYYGLANSPEALVNGLPLTDGKLTPFLFPRSAERAGLVAKENRAELDKIPHLILPAILLLKQGGACVLNSIDLEKSEAEVTTTESGMVPIVIPLEELKEQFIGRYFLVKKQFRYDERSPEILKTRDGHWFWSTIWQSKNIYRDVLIASILINLFAIAAPMFTRLVYDKVVPNLAFETLWVLASGIFVVFLFDFALKLMRSYFIDVAGKKSDILISSKIFSKVLGIRMEAKPPSVGAFARHLQEFESIREFFTSATISSLIDLPFAMLFLLLIWLMAGNLVLVPIIGVVILIIHAMLIQGPLRKTIEEGSRLASQKYANLIESLAGLETVKIFSAQSQFQYRWEEAVAHMAEWNIKSRRITDSIQNAAGFVQQSTNVGMIILGVYLIAEGDLTMGGLIAATMLSGRAIGPLVQLSLLSTRYNQAKSSMTIIEQVMDMPDEQEEGKRYIHRPIVQGRVELDKVSFSYPEASVASIRDLSLTINPGEKVAIIGRIGSGKTTLERLIMGLYKPTAGHVRIDDTDIEQLHHVDVRRNIGCVPQDSNLFFGSIRDNITLGRPLVDDRDVMDAANRAGVTVFTQQDPAGLERQVGEGGAQLSGGQRQAVAIARAMLGRPPVLLMDEPTSAMDNRSEMHIKHQLGQMKKSETLILITHKTSMLDIVDRVIVMEKGSIIADGPKQQVLSDLKQGKVRAVS from the coding sequence ATGCAAGATCCACTATTAAATTCGCTGATTTACGTAAGTCGTTATTACGGATTAGCCAATTCGCCGGAAGCTTTGGTCAATGGATTGCCACTGACAGACGGCAAGCTTACGCCTTTTTTATTCCCTCGCTCAGCAGAGCGTGCAGGGCTAGTAGCAAAAGAAAACCGAGCTGAGCTCGATAAAATACCACACCTGATCCTACCTGCTATTTTGCTCCTTAAACAAGGGGGAGCGTGTGTTCTTAACAGTATCGATTTAGAAAAATCAGAAGCTGAAGTTACAACAACTGAAAGCGGTATGGTGCCAATTGTAATCCCTTTGGAAGAACTCAAAGAGCAATTCATTGGACGTTACTTTCTAGTAAAAAAACAATTTCGCTACGACGAGCGATCACCTGAAATACTCAAAACACGCGATGGTCACTGGTTTTGGAGCACAATCTGGCAATCTAAAAACATTTACCGAGACGTATTAATCGCCTCGATTTTGATTAACTTGTTCGCTATTGCAGCCCCCATGTTTACGCGTTTGGTATACGACAAAGTTGTTCCTAACTTAGCGTTTGAAACTCTGTGGGTGTTAGCGAGTGGTATCTTTGTTGTCTTCCTTTTCGACTTTGCTTTGAAATTGATGAGAAGTTACTTCATTGATGTTGCCGGTAAAAAGTCCGACATTCTGATTTCATCTAAAATCTTCAGCAAAGTTTTAGGGATCCGAATGGAAGCAAAACCGCCTTCTGTCGGGGCTTTCGCAAGACACTTACAAGAATTTGAGTCTATTCGTGAGTTCTTTACCTCTGCCACGATTAGTTCATTAATCGATTTACCTTTTGCTATGCTGTTTTTATTACTGATCTGGCTAATGGCAGGCAACTTAGTACTGGTTCCAATTATTGGAGTCGTCATTTTGATTATTCACGCAATGCTCATTCAAGGACCATTGCGTAAAACCATTGAAGAAGGATCTCGTCTAGCTTCGCAAAAATACGCGAATTTAATAGAAAGCTTAGCAGGACTAGAAACCGTAAAAATTTTCAGTGCTCAAAGTCAATTCCAATACCGTTGGGAAGAAGCTGTCGCGCACATGGCCGAATGGAATATCAAGAGCCGCCGAATCACGGACAGCATTCAAAATGCAGCCGGGTTTGTTCAGCAAAGCACCAATGTTGGTATGATTATTCTAGGTGTTTACTTGATTGCGGAAGGCGACTTGACTATGGGCGGGTTGATTGCCGCGACAATGTTGAGTGGTCGTGCTATTGGTCCTCTGGTTCAATTATCTTTGCTTTCAACACGGTATAATCAAGCGAAATCATCCATGACAATTATTGAACAGGTTATGGATATGCCAGATGAGCAAGAGGAAGGTAAGCGCTATATTCACCGTCCTATAGTTCAAGGACGTGTAGAACTTGATAAGGTCAGCTTCAGCTACCCGGAAGCATCAGTAGCATCAATCAGAGATCTCAGCTTAACCATCAACCCTGGTGAGAAAGTTGCCATTATTGGGCGAATTGGTTCGGGGAAAACGACTTTGGAACGCCTCATTATGGGGCTATATAAGCCTACAGCAGGACATGTTCGTATTGATGATACTGACATCGAACAACTGCATCATGTCGACGTACGACGCAACATAGGCTGTGTACCTCAAGACAGTAATTTATTCTTTGGCTCAATTCGCGACAACATAACATTAGGACGCCCACTTGTGGATGACAGAGATGTTATGGACGCTGCCAACCGAGCTGGTGTGACGGTATTTACTCAGCAAGACCCTGCTGGCTTAGAGAGGCAAGTAGGAGAAGGTGGTGCTCAGCTTTCCGGAGGTCAGCGCCAAGCGGTTGCCATTGCCCGTGCAATGCTAGGTCGCCCACCCGTCTTATTAATGGATGAACCGACCAGCGCCATGGATAACCGTTCTGAAATGCATATTAAACACCAGCTTGGGCAAATGAAGAAAAGTGAGACTCTTATTCTCATCACTCATAAAACATCGATGCTTGATATTGTCGACCGAGTAATTGTGATGGAAAAAGGCAGCATTATTGCTGACGGACCTAAACAGCAAGTTTTGTCTGACTTGAAGCAAGGAAAAGTCAGGGCTGTTAGTTAG
- a CDS encoding STAS domain-containing protein, producing the protein MSLTSTVNHGNNNIEIAIEGAFGFNLVQEFRQCYYEKKDFNYTIDFRRVDYIDSAGLGMLLNMQKYLSPNQKITITNTMPQVKKILLISRFDKKFMIE; encoded by the coding sequence ATGTCGCTAACAAGCACGGTAAATCACGGAAATAACAATATTGAAATTGCGATTGAAGGCGCTTTTGGCTTTAACTTAGTGCAGGAGTTTCGCCAATGTTATTACGAGAAAAAGGATTTCAACTACACCATTGATTTTCGACGAGTGGATTACATTGATAGTGCGGGGCTCGGCATGCTTCTTAATATGCAAAAGTATCTTTCTCCTAATCAAAAAATCACGATTACCAACACTATGCCTCAGGTAAAAAAGATTTTACTGATATCGAGGTTTGATAAGAAATTTATGATCGAATAG
- a CDS encoding CheR family methyltransferase: protein MDPRASSVNPSLNSMNLGKQEFELTEKDFKFVQWFIHKNAGIHLTDQKYAMVYGRVSRKMREKKVGRFADYRKMIEHSKSEQIAFVNALTTNKTSFFREQHHFDYLEKTLVPKWVNQRKQEVRIWSAGCSTGEEPYSYMAALNHANAFEHFSKVALLATDLDTNVLAHAKAGVYDEEAIDSIPKSYLKGNFVKGKGEFLGKIKCAIKLQQQVVFKQLNLLESWPMTKKFDLISCRNVMIYFDKETQKLLIDRFCQQLNEGGSLFIGHSESVGADCQQFEHLGNTIYLKL, encoded by the coding sequence ATGGACCCAAGAGCGTCTTCTGTGAATCCAAGTTTAAATTCGATGAATCTCGGTAAGCAAGAGTTTGAGTTGACAGAAAAAGACTTCAAATTTGTGCAGTGGTTTATCCATAAGAATGCGGGTATTCATTTAACCGATCAGAAGTACGCGATGGTGTATGGACGAGTCAGTAGAAAAATGCGTGAGAAGAAGGTGGGACGCTTTGCTGATTATCGAAAGATGATTGAACATTCTAAATCTGAACAAATAGCATTTGTGAATGCTCTGACGACTAACAAAACGTCATTTTTTCGAGAGCAACATCATTTTGATTATCTTGAAAAAACATTGGTTCCAAAGTGGGTTAACCAACGAAAACAGGAAGTACGGATATGGTCGGCAGGTTGTTCTACCGGTGAAGAGCCGTACAGCTATATGGCGGCATTAAATCATGCGAATGCGTTCGAACATTTTTCTAAGGTGGCACTACTGGCAACCGACCTTGATACAAATGTGTTGGCTCATGCTAAGGCTGGAGTGTATGACGAAGAAGCGATAGACAGCATTCCTAAATCATACCTCAAGGGAAACTTTGTTAAAGGCAAAGGCGAGTTTTTAGGAAAAATAAAATGCGCCATAAAGCTTCAGCAACAAGTGGTTTTTAAGCAGCTCAATCTTTTAGAAAGCTGGCCAATGACAAAGAAATTTGATCTGATCTCTTGTCGTAATGTGATGATCTATTTTGATAAAGAAACGCAAAAATTGCTGATAGATAGATTTTGCCAGCAGCTTAATGAAGGAGGTTCTCTGTTTATTGGTCATTCCGAAAGTGTAGGGGCAGATTGCCAACAGTTTGAACACTTAGGCAATACCATCTATTTGAAGTTGTAA
- a CDS encoding methyl-accepting chemotaxis protein, producing the protein MNNEMTLQSKMKYAVVITTQVILLAIAVLYATSSIQIGLMIVAAALPWFTFPSGLHVKESDPDLSQEKSDQVSAQLMNSVNRFYSDNLPNIHQSLNRQTQIIEESAETLNDSFFGLQKVSEEQSQVSEGLVNDMLANQDSEYSLSRVLPRTEEIIDQFVKTLVDISEKSISAVHSIHDMSDKLDTVFKLLERVRGLSEQTNLLALNAAIEAARAGDAGRGFAVVAQEVRELSVKAKTLNDQIESEINIAQETVKQANSTVGDMASIDMTIAIESKEQVDDMLTGVQKVNVAVEKEVLKIRALGQELSQQVGNGIRALQFADIVSQQGEYANKTLYLFDEVVQLVNVFNRQEISEDEFSLRLEGLLDASRNRGGPAANQSSIDEGEVELF; encoded by the coding sequence ATGAACAATGAAATGACGTTACAGTCAAAAATGAAATATGCAGTCGTAATCACGACACAAGTCATATTGTTAGCAATTGCGGTGTTGTACGCAACATCGAGTATTCAGATAGGGCTAATGATAGTTGCAGCGGCTCTGCCTTGGTTCACTTTCCCTTCGGGTTTACATGTCAAAGAGAGTGATCCTGACCTTTCACAAGAAAAATCCGATCAGGTGAGCGCGCAGTTGATGAACTCGGTGAATCGCTTTTACTCCGATAACTTACCTAACATTCATCAGTCTTTAAATCGACAAACTCAAATCATCGAAGAATCAGCGGAAACGCTAAATGATAGCTTTTTTGGATTACAGAAAGTCAGCGAAGAACAAAGCCAAGTATCTGAAGGGTTAGTGAATGACATGCTTGCTAATCAAGATAGTGAATACAGCTTGTCGAGAGTACTGCCTCGTACCGAAGAAATTATTGATCAATTCGTAAAAACGCTGGTCGACATTTCTGAAAAAAGTATCTCGGCGGTCCACAGTATTCATGACATGTCAGACAAATTAGATACGGTATTCAAGCTACTAGAAAGAGTGAGAGGGCTTTCAGAGCAAACTAATTTGTTAGCGTTGAATGCAGCAATTGAAGCGGCGAGAGCGGGTGATGCAGGGCGAGGCTTTGCTGTTGTGGCGCAAGAAGTTCGAGAATTGTCAGTCAAAGCGAAAACATTGAATGATCAAATAGAGAGCGAAATAAACATAGCCCAAGAAACCGTAAAACAGGCGAACTCTACGGTAGGGGATATGGCATCTATTGATATGACGATAGCCATTGAATCAAAAGAACAAGTGGATGACATGCTTACTGGTGTTCAAAAAGTGAATGTCGCGGTAGAGAAAGAAGTACTGAAAATTAGAGCGCTTGGGCAAGAGCTTTCACAGCAAGTAGGGAATGGCATTCGTGCATTGCAGTTTGCCGATATTGTTTCCCAGCAAGGGGAGTATGCGAATAAAACGTTGTACTTGTTTGATGAGGTCGTACAGCTAGTGAATGTTTTCAATCGACAGGAAATTTCGGAAGATGAGTTTTCGTTAAGGCTTGAAGGATTACTGGATGCTTCACGAAATAGAGGCGGTCCTGCTGCGAATCAAAGCAGCATTGATGAAGGTGAAGTGGAGCTGTTTTAG
- a CDS encoding DUF342 domain-containing protein, whose translation MWDSIVTLSENKQQVVAKLQSGFVVDAVFDPKGLPEVLETLKVTDYFLMEDEVLRFVNLAKEGKGEAYDGVVIAEVRNASAEVEVSTDEMLASIIVTGAFKGRGLRGNEIVHCLAQAHITKGINKLALKKVLLMSNQLKPGEQFTQAVAQGKQATKGKDAQFIPLVKDVSKQVLKPRSNDSGKLDMRDLGKTITVGENDEVMKRIPATKGQAGFTVQGRIIPPLPGKDSLLKAGKGTHISSEDPNVLVATNSGLPIIKEKSIEVDNALCLNSVGVGTGHVKFKGNVFVSGDIEAGMVVKASGSVTVGGFIESAEVQAQGDITVGKGIIGHTVSDGQPKSCKVFTKGNITANYAQFSELQAGQDIQLSVHSMSNDIRCGHDLLVMDAMKKHGTLSGGEAKVGGSVKCVLLGVEGDTATKVHAFAKYDSYKQKIVALKDTYKQAQEATMEVIRKELEFKKKPKAERTEEEQRSIEDMKVQNSQALDAGQSQLELLEMDFEEHLQNCNIEAFDKVYTRVSVQFGDEVVTTKRTHGGSVFTFNQYEIQCSFKMDDEDVAV comes from the coding sequence ATGTGGGATAGCATCGTTACATTATCAGAAAATAAGCAACAGGTTGTAGCCAAGCTGCAGTCTGGCTTTGTGGTTGATGCTGTGTTTGACCCTAAAGGTTTACCTGAAGTATTAGAAACGCTAAAAGTAACGGATTACTTCCTTATGGAAGATGAGGTACTTAGATTTGTTAACTTAGCGAAAGAAGGTAAAGGCGAAGCCTATGACGGTGTAGTGATAGCCGAAGTACGTAATGCGTCTGCTGAGGTTGAAGTTTCTACTGATGAGATGCTAGCAAGTATTATTGTCACGGGGGCTTTTAAAGGTCGAGGCTTACGTGGTAATGAAATTGTACATTGTTTGGCTCAAGCTCATATCACTAAAGGTATAAACAAGCTGGCGCTAAAGAAAGTCTTACTGATGAGTAATCAGCTTAAGCCTGGTGAGCAATTTACACAGGCGGTGGCGCAAGGCAAACAAGCGACAAAAGGTAAAGATGCTCAGTTCATCCCACTTGTAAAAGATGTCTCTAAACAAGTGCTAAAGCCAAGAAGTAATGACTCCGGCAAACTCGACATGAGAGACCTAGGTAAAACCATTACCGTAGGTGAAAATGATGAGGTTATGAAACGCATACCTGCGACAAAGGGGCAAGCGGGCTTTACGGTTCAAGGTAGAATTATTCCCCCTCTTCCAGGCAAAGACAGCCTGTTAAAAGCCGGTAAAGGCACTCATATTTCGTCTGAAGATCCGAACGTATTAGTCGCGACAAACTCTGGCCTTCCCATTATCAAAGAAAAGAGCATTGAAGTGGATAATGCGCTTTGTCTAAATAGTGTGGGAGTGGGAACCGGGCATGTGAAATTCAAGGGTAATGTATTTGTTTCTGGAGACATAGAAGCTGGTATGGTGGTGAAAGCTTCAGGTAGTGTCACTGTCGGTGGCTTTATTGAATCGGCGGAGGTTCAGGCTCAAGGTGATATCACGGTAGGTAAAGGGATTATCGGGCATACAGTCAGCGATGGTCAGCCGAAAAGCTGTAAGGTTTTTACTAAAGGTAATATTACCGCCAACTATGCTCAATTTTCTGAACTGCAAGCAGGACAAGATATTCAGTTAAGCGTGCATAGCATGAGTAATGATATTCGCTGCGGGCATGATTTACTTGTGATGGATGCGATGAAAAAGCATGGCACATTAAGCGGTGGTGAAGCCAAAGTTGGTGGAAGCGTGAAATGTGTTCTATTGGGTGTTGAGGGCGACACTGCGACGAAAGTACACGCGTTTGCAAAATATGACAGCTATAAGCAAAAAATTGTGGCTTTGAAAGATACCTATAAACAAGCTCAAGAAGCGACTATGGAAGTCATTCGCAAAGAATTAGAATTTAAGAAAAAACCTAAAGCGGAAAGAACAGAAGAAGAACAACGTTCAATCGAAGATATGAAGGTTCAAAATAGCCAAGCACTCGATGCTGGGCAATCTCAACTCGAACTACTTGAAATGGATTTCGAAGAACACTTACAAAACTGCAATATTGAGGCTTTCGATAAAGTATATACGCGAGTGTCTGTTCAGTTTGGTGATGAAGTGGTCACGACAAAGCGCACCCATGGCGGTAGCGTGTTCACATTTAACCAGTATGAGATTCAGTGTTCATTCAAGATGGATGATGAAGACGTCGCGGTTTAG
- a CDS encoding protein-glutamate methylesterase/protein-glutamine glutaminase → MCRKIKVIVVDDSPVFRALLSELISSDPALEVIATAEDPYEARALIKKHNPDVITLDIEMPKMNGVQFLKNLMRLRPMPVVMISTLTQHGAETTLQALELGAIDYFPKPAMDSTGDMLSYRSLINKKLKMAAKANVNGKPLESMSSDVDLAPVAPGHSNIELIAIGASTGGTEAVRHVLSALPSGLPPIVITQHISALFTKPFAARLDSVSKVNVQELSDGTVPLIHGRAYVAPGDKHLVIIRKGGKLFGQVDDRPPVNRHKPSVDVMFDSVAEVVSDKALGIILTGMGSDGANGMLRMMQNGAITIAQDEQSSVVWGMPRVAVEVGAVQHVRALSKIPKEIRKCVSSE, encoded by the coding sequence ATGTGTAGAAAAATTAAAGTGATCGTTGTGGATGATTCGCCCGTGTTCCGAGCATTGTTATCGGAGTTGATCTCGTCGGATCCCGCTTTGGAAGTGATCGCAACTGCTGAAGATCCTTATGAAGCAAGAGCTTTGATCAAAAAGCATAATCCAGATGTGATCACGCTTGATATTGAGATGCCGAAAATGAATGGCGTGCAGTTTCTAAAAAACCTTATGCGTTTAAGACCTATGCCTGTCGTGATGATCTCCACTTTGACTCAGCATGGAGCAGAAACCACGTTGCAAGCTTTGGAATTAGGCGCTATCGACTACTTTCCAAAGCCTGCGATGGACAGTACAGGAGACATGCTTAGCTATAGATCATTGATCAATAAAAAACTCAAAATGGCAGCTAAGGCTAACGTAAATGGGAAACCTCTAGAGAGTATGTCCAGTGATGTGGATTTAGCTCCAGTAGCGCCGGGTCATTCTAATATTGAGTTGATTGCAATAGGAGCATCCACAGGAGGAACGGAAGCTGTGCGTCATGTTTTATCAGCCTTACCAAGCGGGCTTCCTCCTATCGTTATTACTCAGCATATTAGCGCTTTGTTTACTAAACCCTTTGCAGCCCGTTTAGACAGCGTAAGTAAAGTCAACGTTCAAGAGTTGAGTGACGGCACTGTGCCGCTTATTCACGGAAGAGCGTATGTTGCTCCCGGAGATAAACATCTCGTGATTATACGTAAGGGAGGTAAGTTATTTGGCCAGGTGGACGATAGACCTCCTGTTAACCGACATAAACCCTCGGTCGATGTGATGTTTGACTCCGTTGCTGAAGTGGTGAGCGATAAAGCGCTGGGCATTATCTTAACTGGAATGGGCAGCGATGGCGCAAATGGCATGTTAAGAATGATGCAAAACGGTGCTATTACTATCGCACAAGATGAGCAGTCTTCAGTGGTATGGGGGATGCCCAGAGTCGCGGTTGAAGTAGGGGCAGTGCAGCATGTTAGAGCGTTATCAAAGATCCCCAAGGAGATTCGAAAGTGTGTATCTAGCGAATAA
- a CDS encoding chemotaxis protein CheD (catalyzes the conversion of glutamine residues to glutamate on methyl-accepting chemotaxis receptors) produces the protein MLAKEQGAYYSRFYHELRQQHVVKVLPGGLYCTAEKEVISTGLGSCVAACIWDPFAQVGGMNHFLLPMVHSSEHHHWSHDDVVSTASRYGSYAMEMLINQLISLGANRSRMHMKLFGGAQMHGIKSAIGEKNVDFVLRYAKQEGFELDAYDLGGLEPRKIIFDPLSGKAWLKRIPFAEVSHLRHEEDHYAQQVESDSHQPNDDVELF, from the coding sequence GTGTTAGCCAAAGAGCAGGGCGCTTACTACAGTCGGTTTTATCATGAACTGAGGCAGCAACATGTTGTTAAAGTACTGCCTGGGGGGTTGTACTGCACAGCCGAAAAGGAAGTCATCAGCACGGGGTTAGGTTCTTGTGTCGCAGCTTGTATTTGGGACCCTTTTGCTCAGGTTGGAGGAATGAACCATTTCTTGTTACCGATGGTACACAGCAGTGAACATCACCACTGGTCACATGATGATGTGGTGTCGACAGCCTCTCGATATGGTAGCTATGCAATGGAAATGTTGATTAATCAATTGATTTCTCTTGGTGCAAATCGAAGTCGAATGCATATGAAGCTTTTTGGTGGTGCGCAAATGCACGGCATAAAGTCAGCCATTGGTGAGAAAAATGTCGACTTTGTTTTACGTTACGCTAAGCAAGAAGGCTTCGAACTTGATGCTTACGATTTAGGAGGATTAGAGCCTCGCAAGATTATTTTTGATCCACTTTCCGGAAAGGCTTGGCTTAAGAGGATTCCATTTGCCGAAGTGAGCCATTTAAGACATGAAGAAGACCATTACGCTCAGCAGGTTGAGTCTGATAGTCACCAACCCAACGACGATGTGGAGTTATTTTAA
- a CDS encoding ATP-binding SpoIIE family protein phosphatase, protein MRIVVVDDHETNRELCRFMLNDIAEQFYAFEDGASVVESMKEMSILPDIIILDVMMPVKDGFETAKDIRKAFPDHHIPILFLSVLDDKDSYKRCLNLGDDFIPKPIDRSVLLAKVQAHFRIARMHNELREQRDELHHFHEQVNYDHSIAESIFTNLMDEMSSLLSNISGLKYISTPSTVFNGDLILVANRPHGGVYVMIADATGHGLPAAISAIPATRAFFSMAAKGLSLGEIVTEVNDSLVRFLPMGMMLAASVFEIKSNGLDVSWWGGGLPDSYVLDSEGNILHQLRSSHMPLGVLDKHEFEVNLVNMKLEKGHQIISYTDGVTEAVNLDGEQFGQDRLESTFQQPCAVQSGSIIETLYEEVHHFSTERESDDVSILQMNFPIKNRQPQVSTTQASGISNVPSSASLFFPKSVLTQVTVMAEVRQYLTGIISGGQDLDFVCSVLSELFANAIEHGLLNLDSKMKDDPDGFYSFYQLREQRLRKLDESAWVQLKLDFKPEESQLIMQLEHNGSGFDINRYNQPDDMQSYGRGIILVSHLCHSLHYYNEGKGVTAVYCLGAANEFCE, encoded by the coding sequence ATGCGAATAGTTGTTGTGGATGATCATGAAACAAACCGAGAACTGTGTCGGTTTATGCTCAATGATATCGCTGAGCAGTTTTATGCTTTCGAAGATGGTGCAAGTGTCGTTGAATCCATGAAAGAGATGTCAATATTGCCGGATATCATCATTTTAGACGTGATGATGCCTGTTAAAGATGGATTCGAAACCGCCAAAGATATTCGAAAGGCTTTCCCTGATCACCATATCCCCATTTTGTTTCTGAGCGTATTAGACGATAAAGATTCCTATAAAAGGTGTTTAAACCTTGGGGACGACTTTATTCCTAAGCCTATTGACCGGTCTGTTTTATTAGCGAAGGTTCAAGCGCACTTTCGAATTGCGCGCATGCATAATGAGCTTCGTGAGCAGAGAGATGAGCTCCACCACTTTCACGAACAAGTCAATTATGACCATTCGATAGCAGAATCAATTTTTACCAATTTGATGGATGAAATGAGTTCACTACTCTCGAATATTTCAGGGCTCAAATACATATCGACACCTTCAACGGTTTTTAATGGCGATCTTATTCTTGTGGCTAACCGCCCTCATGGTGGTGTTTACGTCATGATAGCAGACGCCACTGGGCATGGTTTACCCGCCGCTATTTCTGCAATTCCTGCTACTCGTGCATTTTTTTCTATGGCAGCCAAAGGCTTGTCACTAGGGGAAATTGTCACTGAAGTGAATGATTCTCTTGTTCGGTTTTTACCTATGGGAATGATGTTAGCGGCCAGTGTCTTCGAAATTAAAAGCAATGGTCTTGATGTGAGTTGGTGGGGAGGGGGCTTACCCGATAGTTATGTTTTAGATAGTGAAGGAAATATTCTTCACCAACTAAGATCAAGCCATATGCCGTTAGGTGTACTAGATAAACATGAGTTTGAAGTGAACTTAGTTAATATGAAGCTTGAAAAAGGGCATCAAATTATTAGCTACACCGACGGGGTTACTGAAGCTGTGAATTTAGACGGTGAACAGTTTGGTCAAGACCGTTTGGAATCGACCTTTCAGCAGCCATGTGCGGTACAGTCGGGCTCTATTATCGAAACCTTGTATGAAGAAGTGCATCATTTTTCGACTGAGAGAGAAAGTGATGATGTGTCTATTTTGCAAATGAATTTTCCGATCAAAAACCGCCAGCCACAAGTGAGTACAACTCAAGCGAGTGGTATTAGTAATGTCCCTAGTAGTGCTTCTCTGTTTTTTCCAAAGTCGGTGCTTACTCAGGTGACGGTTATGGCGGAAGTCAGGCAATACCTGACAGGGATCATATCTGGTGGGCAAGATCTTGATTTTGTCTGTTCGGTACTTTCGGAACTATTTGCGAATGCCATTGAACATGGCTTATTGAACCTGGACTCGAAAATGAAAGATGACCCTGATGGTTTTTACTCATTTTACCAGTTACGTGAGCAGCGATTAAGAAAGCTTGATGAAAGTGCGTGGGTGCAATTGAAACTCGATTTCAAACCAGAAGAAAGCCAGCTTATTATGCAACTAGAGCATAACGGCAGTGGGTTTGATATTAATCGGTATAACCAACCTGATGACATGCAGTCTTATGGAAGAGGGATCATCCTGGTGTCTCATTTATGCCATTCACTTCACTACTACAATGAAGGAAAAGGCGTTACTGCTGTCTATTGTTTAGGGGCCGCTAATGAATTTTGTGAATGA